In SAR324 cluster bacterium, the DNA window GGAGTCCATCTTTGAAACCGAGGGAGAATAGAAAAGCAATCACCAGGCCCGAGACTGGGAGCATTATCAAACTGAAGTACATACCCACATGAATGGAACGCGCAAACAAGAGGTATACTTTTGAAATATTCTCTGGGGCTCCAATTAAAGTAGGAAACCTTCTCATGTAGAAGTAGCGCAAAATCACAATTGCCAGAAAGACGATTGCAAAAATTACTTCAAATTCTAGCAGTGAAGCGTCTTCCAGTTGGGAAATGTCATTGACTTGCTTCACAATCCCATAGGCATACAGGAGAGTGAAGCCCCAATGCAGAAACTTTGAAGTGAGACTGTGTGATGAAATAGAGGCTCGACTAGGATGATTGTTTTCCAAATTAAGCATTCTGGGGACTCTAAATTTTGGAAGTCAAATGCTACTCCCACCCAAACGTAGCAGGAGGCTTGTGAGTGATATCGAAGAAGACGGAGTCAATTCCATCCAGAGCATAGAGTTGGGGCAAAAGTTCATGGAGAACTTGCCAGTCCACGGGGGCGAAGCGCGCAGTCATCACATCTTCAGATATGACGGGACGTAGCACGATGCTGTCTTGGTGACCATCCTGAGAAATTGGCAGCAGGATAACCAGCAATTGAAAGATACGCTCCAGCCAGCCATGATTGGCGAAGGCTTCACTGACGTGAGCCTCAGCAGCACGTAGCAAGTTTAGGCGAGGCTTTTCACAGAAGGCACGACGGACCCGCCAGTTGGGTAGCTGATCTATTGGTTGAGGGGGAAGATAGGCCACGACCCGATTGATCGCACGTACTTGGTTAGTCAGTCGAATCGAAGTGTTCTCGAACCACTCCCAGTCTGTTGGGCCGAGTAGCACAGCCGGCTCTGTGTAGGTTCGTTGATCTCCCTGTACACCTACGCTGCGTACTGGTAGTAGAGAAGCCTGAGTGGGTGACAGATGTTGGTGTAGTGTGTCCAGTGTACTGTTGTGTTCGGGCTGAAGGATTGTATCTTCATTGGAACAGAGGACGTTGATTGAAAGACCCGGCCCAGGAAACGGATGGCGCCAGACGATTTCTTTGGGTAGTCCCATTAGTTCCCCGACGCGTCGCACCTCATCCTTGTAGAGTTCTTTGAGTGGCTCAACAACATGACCCTTGGCAATCAAATCCTGGATTGCATCGACTCGGTTATGATGGGACTTGATCACCTTGGCGTGTTTGGTGCCTCCAGATTCGATGATGTCTGGATAGAGCGTGCCCTGTCCGAGCAGCCATTCACCAGGGTTCAATTTTAATTCTTCCAGTAGTTTTTCCCGTACTGTCAAAAAGGTGTTGCCAACCTGGTGTCGTTTCCGTTGTGGGTCCACTTCACCGGCGATTGCCTCTAGAAAAGCCTCGCTGTAGTCTCTGCCAACCACATTGTCATAACCTAGCTGTTCGTAGCGTTGGAGAATTTGCTCGGCCTCATTCAGACGTAGAAAGCCATTATTGATGAAGAGTCCTAGCACCCTTTCCTTGCCTAGGGCTTCGTTTAACAAAGCAAAGGCAACCGAAGAGTCCACACCACCACTGAGGAACATCAGCACATTGTGCTCACCAACTTGTTGTTGAAGTTCATCCTTTGTCTGCTCAATGAACCGTTCCATGCTCCAGCTAGGGTGTGCCTTGCAGAGTTTCACGAAATTGCTGAGAATCTGAGTGCCTGCCAGTGTGTCAGTGACTTCTGGGTGAAACTGCAGGGAAAACAACGGACGTTCCTCGTGCTGCAGAGCGGTCAGGCTACCTGAAATGGTTTCACCAATCACCTGGAAATCCTGTGGAAGCTCCGTGACGCTGTCCTGGTGGCTCATCCAGACTTGGGAGTTGTCGGCAACATCTTTCCATAAGGGAGAAGGGCTCAGTTGACGCAGAGAAGCTTTGCCGAACTCTCCCTGCCCCGTGTTGGCTACACATCCATCAAAGTGCTTGGCCATCAGTTGGTGGCCGTAGCAGAGGCCAAGAATGGGCTGAGAGAGGTTGAGGATTTCTGGATTGAAGGCTGGTACATCCTCAGCAAAGACAGAAGCAGGCCCTCCAGAAAGAATGATGCCCTTGGCAGCCTCAAGGCTATCTGTGTCAATAGAGGGTGGAAAGATCTCGGTATAAACTCCTAGGTGTCGGATTCGCTTGGCAATCAGGTGGGCGTACTGGCTCCCAAAATCAAGAACTGCCAGAAAGTCGTCATTGGGCATTTGCCTTTCCTCGTTAAGCAGGATATAAGTTCACGTCTTGTTGATAAACGTTTAGGAGGAGAATCTCATGTTTGGCATCGGTCTGCCAGAGTTAGTCATCATTGTTGTGATTGCGCTGATCTTCATTGGACCCAAGCAACTTCCTGGAGTCATGCGCTCCGTTGGCAAGGGGCTCGTTGAACTCAAACGGGCTACCAACGATATTCGTCACACCGTACAGACTGAGATGGATACCATTGAGCGGGATCTCGAAGTGAAGGATATCAAGAAAGACTTTGAGAATGACTTCGGTGGAGTGGCCAACAAGTTCGGTTCATTGAAGCTCTCTCAGATGAGTACTGGAGACAAGCTGGAAGCAGTGGCAAATGCGTTTGAAAAGGGGCAGGAGGACTTGGCCGCACGAAAGGAAAATGTAGCAGCTGCTGAAGCCAAGGAAGCTGAATCAACCGCTACTGCGAGCACAACAGATTCCACTGTTAGCAAAACGAACGGAACTGCCACAACTTAAGAGCTGTCAGGAATCCCCACTCGTGGGCGTCTTTGTATCCGCGGACAGCCCGACCTGTGGCACACCGTTGTGAGTCATTGTTTCCATCGGAAGGCTAACTTCCAACCCAACGACCTGATCTTCTTCCCGGCGTAAGCTGATCCTTCCTCCATGGGCGTAGATAATTTTGCGCCCGATCAACAATTCTGGACTCCCATCCACCTCGCTCATTCGCTGCGCCAGATAGTCGCCCCAATTTTTTGCCTTCGACAAGTTGGAGCCGGAATCGATCTTAACAGTGATCTGGATGCGAGCATCTCGTTGTTGGCGTGGATTGGAGGTTTGCAGAAGCAACTGGAGCGGTTCCGTATTTGCTTGGCGTCGTACTTCCTGAAGCATGGCCAGCAAGGCTCTCCGGAATCCTGCTGGGTCCAAGCGCATCTCATCGGGAAGCCGAGTCGAAGCAAAGAGCCGCAGTGGATGTCGACTCTGTTGCGTGTGCTGACGGGCAACTCCCCGAAAGAATTTCAATAGATTGACCGCTCTGCATTCAGGCTGATAATCCTGATGGATCTCTTCTAGTTCCTGTTGCTGGTTATCAGTGTCATGCAGCATTTGCTTGGCCAGCTGGCGACAGTGCTCTAAGGCTTTGCGGACCTCTGGGTCGGGAATTCTCTCCAGCAGTTGACCGACTCGTTCCTCCAACTGAGAGGCTGGTTTACGCAAAGCAGAAAAGGTCTGTGGGAGAGATCGTACATGGTAATTGACTGTTGCTCTTTCGGCCTGAAGATTTTGTAGTTGGGCTTCCTGTTTGGCCAGTTGGGCCCGTAATTGTCGTGGGCTGGGACCATTCGCTTGTTGACGTTGGCTTTCGTAATTGACCAGTTGCTGTCGCAGTGAGTTCAGCTTCTGATTCAACTCGTGGATGATCAGATCTGACTCGTCCGGCAAGGTCTGCGTAGACTCTTCGACTTGTAAAGCAAGCTGGGATCGAGGTATAACTTTGTTTTCTGTACTCTTTTTAGTCTGCACCAGCGATGCACGTTCTGAGGTCATGACCTCTCCTGTTGCTGCTTAACTGACAACGTATTGCTATCCGTAATGAATTGCGCATGAGTCTCATACCTGCTGCCCCAACCCTTGGTTCGCTCTTTGTTCAGAGTTGGCAGATTTATCGTGCGCATCTCTTTCCTTTGTTGGGACTGACCCTGGTGTTACTGGTTCCAGCGCTACTGCTCAGCCTGAGCGGAGTAGATCAGGGAGAGAGCGTGGTCTTTTTCCTGCTGATGAGACTGTTGGAAGCAGGAGCAACCCTGGGACTGCTCTCCCTACTGTTCACAGGAGTTTTTCCCACTGGGAAGATTTTACGCCGTTTGGGCGGTCGCGCTGTCTTGCGACCTCTGCATGTCGGAATCCTACAGTACTTGCTGACAATCCTCGGATTCTATGGATTGATGGCACCGACACCGTTGAACGTTGTATTGGTGACACTCTGGCTCAGTAGTTTTGTTTTTCTGACCATTGCTCAACCAGTTTGTGTGATAGAAGAGCTACGGGGACTTCCTGCCTTGGTGCGTAGCTTTCAACTGACTCGTAACCGGTTGAAACGAGCTTTTAGTGTCGTTGTTGTCGCCATGATCCTGCAGTTATTGCTCTTTATCGTGTTGCTCCAACTGTTCCTGCCGGAAATCAATTTCAGTGCCTTGTTGCAAACAGATCCAATGGCAGCGGATGGAGAAGACCTCGTCAAGTTGTTGGGAAGTGCAGAAACCCAGGCTGCCTTGCGCTGGACACAGTACCTGACTGCATTGATTTTCTATCCCTATGCTTCGATTCTGACCGTACTGCTATACTTTGATTTGGCCCGAGATGAGGCGGTTTGTAGCCGGGACCGCTTACAAGCCCTGGCGGTCCATCACTTTGAAATCCCAGCAGAATATTTTGAAGATCCGGAAAAGGAAGCAGAGGAGACTACCGACAAGGTGACAATCCGTGAGATCGGAACGGAAGACAAACAGTGAAGATTCATTCAGCAGAATTTCTTACCAGCGCAGCACAACCCAAGCAATTCCCAAATCCAAGCCTGCCTGAAATCGCCTTTGCTGGAAAATCCAACGTGGGCAAATCCACGTTGATCAATTCATTGCTGCAGCGCAACCAACTGGTCAAGACCAGTTCCACGCCAGGTAAGACCCAGCTGATCAATTTTTTCTGTATTAATGACCTGTTTCATCTGGTCGATCTACCTGGCTATGGCTACGCGAAGGTGCCTGAAGCAGTACGTCGTGGTTGGCAGACAACGATTGAGGCCTATCTTGGGGAGCGTTCCACTCTTCGAGGTGTCGTGCTGATCGTGGATGTCCGCCACAAACCGGGAGAGCATGACCGCCAGATGAAGACTTGGCTGGATCACTACCAGCGGCCCGTCCTAGTTGTGGCCAACAAGATGGATAAGCTCAAGCGGAGCCAGTACCACAGTCAGCTTCAGCAAGTTCGAACTACTCTCCAATTAGAGCAGGACCCCTTGCCACATTCCTCCCTAGACAAGTCTGGGCGTGAACCCATCTGGTCTGCGCTCCGCCAATGGCTTTGAATCAGTACATTCCTGTCAGTTCTTCCTGAAAGCGTTCCTCGACGCGATTGCGCTTCAACTTCAGAGTTGGGGTGATCAGGTTGTTGTCCACGGTCCACTCTTCAGTTAGTAGATGGAAGCGCTTGGGCCGCTCATAGTCCTGAAAGTCTGCTGCATATTTACGGAGTTCCTGCTTGTAGAGCTTGAGGATCTCTTCATCCTTGAGCCAGTCTTCCAGCGTGCCAGTGATGTTGTTGCGGGACGCATGGGTTTTCAGGGCATCGACTTCAACTACGATTAGCGCGACGTTGTAGAGTTTCTGGAAGCCGTAGATCATCACCTGATTAATGAAAGGACTGAGCTTGAGTGATTCTTCCACTAGAGCTGGGACACAGTACTTGCCATTTTCCAGCTTATAAATCTCCTTGACTCGCCCAGTAATCCGAAGGAATCCATCCTCGTCAATATTACCCACATCTCCAGTGCGAAAGCCTCCTTCCGGTGTGAACACACTCGCGGTTTCTTCCGGCAGATTATGGTAGCCCAGCATCAGGGTTGGGCCATGGATAATGATCTCTCCATCTTGCTCGTTGGCCGTGGTCACAGAGCGATCAATCTCAACGCGCACTCCTGGTAAGGGCTTGCCAACGGCTCCAGTCTTCTGAACATCGGGTGCGTTGGCGGAGACAATTGCTTCGGTCAGTCCATATCCTTCGAGGAGAGTGATGCCGATGTTTTGGACAAATTCAATGACCTCCGGATTCAGTGCACTTCCTCCGCTGTAAGCCATCCGCAATCGATTGCCAAAACGTGCCCGAACCTTCGAGAAGAAGAGCTTGTCGCAAAGTTTGAAGGACAGCGCTTCCTTGAGGGAGAGTTTCTCACCATGCCGTCGCTTGGCGGAACAGGTCAATCCGTATTGGAATAGGGAGTAGAGCTTGGGAGACTTGTTGTAGATCTGTAGATGAATCTTTTCATAAATTCGATTGTAAACACGTGGGACTGCAAAGAGAAGGGTTGGTTTGACCTGGCCCAGTTCATCGACTAATTTAGCAAGATTTTCGTTCATGGCTGCAGACATTCCAAACATCATCAGCCCATGAATTTCGCAAATCTGGCCAAAAATATGAGCCCAAGGCAAGAAAGCCAGTGTGCGGTCACCTTTCTGAAAAGGGATGCTCGTCAAACCTGCCTGGACGGTAGAAAGTACTCCACGATGACTTAGCATCACACCCTTGGGGTTACCAGTGGTTCCAGATGTGTACATGATTTCTAATAGTGCACTAGCTTCTGGGTATTGGGCAGGAACAGGGTGCTGCTGGCCCATCTTGCGCAATCCCTCATAGGTATGAATTTTAGGATCTGCAGCTTCTCGCAGTAGGACAACGTGCTGCAATTCTGGGAGAATCTCCCCACGCCAGGTCAGTGCCTCATGATAGAGTTTTTCAGAGGCGACCAGGAGTACCTTGCAACCTGCATCGCGTAGAATGTATTGCCATTCTTCTGTGTGTTGCTGAGGGTACATTGGCACATAGACAGCCCCTGCGCTGAAGGTTGCGTAGGCCATCGTAACCCAAGGAATCATATTGCTTGCGATGACTCCAACACAGTCTCCCATCCCGATTCCAAGCCAGTCCAGTCCTCCCCGCAAATCGGCAACGGTCTCAGCAAAATCGCGAAATGTCATCCAATTGTAGTCACCATTGGCTGGGGCTCCATACATGGGCAGATCTGCGTATTCTTCGCAGCAGCGATCCATCATTTCCACAACGTTCTGATACATCAATTCCATCTCTTATCCTCCCTAAGATTAAGATATAAGCAGGCCTTGTTGGCGAATCAGACTAGCAAACGCGTTAGCGCCTTGCGGTGGCCAGTAGGACTGCATTCGTTGTCCGGTGATACCTGGTTGATATGTAGACCAAAATTTGGACCACCATTGCGATCCATTTTCAGCCAATTCCTGCTGGTTTAGCAGTGTGATAGCGCCAGCTTCAGCCAATGTGGAAGCATTTAATTCCTGGTGGCTGTTCGGTAGAGGAACAAGGATCACATCCTTGCCTAGAATCGATAACTCACCGAGGGTGCCAAGGCCTGCGCGGGTAATTATAAGCTGACTACGGGCTAATAGATCACCCATGCCCTCGTTGATAAATTCATGGGTCTGATAGCGAGGACCATGCACCAGATCATTTTTACTACCCCGCCCAGTCAGGTGAATCACCTGGAAGTGTTTCTGCCAGGCCGGCAACAGCGGTTGAATGGCTCTGTTCAAGCCAACGGCACCTTGTCCTCCACCAGTGATTAGCAAAACCGGTAGGTCAGGATTCAGCTGAAAGCGCTGGTTGGCCCGTTCGGGATCTCCTTGATAAACAGAGCTGCGTACAACGGGACCGACGTGTTGTCGCTCCGGGATGCGTTGAAAGGCTCTCTCAGAGGCTGGAAAATAATAAGCCAGCGCTGAACTGGCTGGAGCCATCAACCGGTTAGCCAGTCCTGGCAAGACATCCATTTGTAGCAATACTTGAGGGATGCCTAATGCTCGAGCTGCATGGGCAACAGGCACGCTGACAAAGCTTCCAGCAGAGACCACAACGTGAGGCTTGAACTGCAGTAGGTGTTTTAAACCAATTATTCCACCAGCTAGAATACGAAAGGGATCTGTGAAGTTTTGCCAGCTGAAATAGCGGCGCAACTTGCCAGCTGGGATGGCATAGAAGGGTATGCCTGCCTCCTCTACCATGGCTTGCTCTGGGCCGTTTGTTGTGCCAAGAAACCGAGATTCGGTTGGTCCCAAGGCTCCTAAGGCCTCGTGCACTGCTAAGAGAGGAGTCGTTGGACCACCCGATCCTCCTCCTGTAAATAAAACACGCAGGGTTGTTGTCATGAAGCGTTTCAGTCCATCACGGATTGGACAGTACGCCACTGACCTTGCTGCACTTCTGCTAGCAATGGTTGTTCAATCCCTTCGTGATCGCCTAGGCCAAATTGTAGAACTGGTCCACCTAGTTCATCCTGATAGTTGTTCATCGATTCAAGGGCTGAAGTCAGCTTTTCAGAATTCAGTTCTGGCCCAGCCAACTGCAGAGCGTGTGTTAGAATGCGGGCGTAAAAATAAGCCATCTGCACAGCGTTGTTTGGAGATTCTCCATATTCAGCCTGATATTTTGTGAAGAAATCTTGTGCTGCAGAAGAAGTTAATGTTTCAGGATATAACATTTCAATAGATGCTGTTGCTAGAAGACCTTCTGCTGCTGTTCCTGCACGATCAATTACGATTTGATCATAAGCGGAGACGTTACCAGCCATCGTTACATCCCATTGCAGTGATTTTCGGGTTTGCAGGATACGGATGGTATCACCCAGAATGGTTCCCAGTAGAACAACTTCACAGTCAACTTCCCTCAGGCGAAGTAGGGTGTTGAGAAAGTTTGTTTCTGTTGGGCTGTGTGTCTCCACAGCAGTCAGTGACATCCCCAATTCCTGCAATCCAGCTTCCACCCCATCAAGCATTTCACGGCCATAGTCCGTATTCTGGTGCATCAAGCAGAAACGCTGCAGTTTTTGTTGGTGAAAGTGGCGAACTAAGTATTGCGCCTGATCATAGTACGATACACTGGCTGTAAACTTGAGTGGATGAAACGGTTCTGACATCAGGCGGGCGCTAGTATATGGAAACAAGTTGGCCACATCGTGCTCTTCTTGTAGTGGCAAGGCAACTTGGTTCATGCTGGTTCCCAAGGCGGCTAGCATAACAAAGACCCGATCGTAAAGTACGAGCTTATTGGCAGCTTGACGAGCTCTCACAACTTGGTATTGATGATCCTCGGCGATCAGTCGTAGTTTGCGTCCATGAATGCCTCCTGCCGCATTGACTTCTGCAAAGTGAAAGCGTAAGGCTCTGACGGCTCCTAATCCCCAAGTGGCAGCGGGTCCACTCATTGCCGTATGAGTGCCAATGCGAATCTCGTTTGACGTCACACCTTGAGTCGCCCAAAGAGAGCTAGGCAGGCAGCAGAAGCATCCACAGAGCAGCACAACCAGACGAAGCAGTCCGCTGTTTGCTCGCCTACTCTTTATTGAAATAGCGTTGGTAGACTGGTTGTCGATAGCGGAACTGCCACCATAAGATTGGCCACAGGATCCATTCAAGCAGTCTGATAGGGGCATGGTACTCAATTGCATCAATGATTATTGTGTGGTCTTTCTGCTGTTCCAGCCGGTGTTCATGACGCCAGGAGCGAAGAAAAAAGGGTAGCTGCTGACCTTCATCAACAAAGACGATTTTCTCTGTGCTTGTTTGTAGTGAGGTGATCAAGCTGACCCACGATTGCTGTAGAGGCCAGAACCCCAGCTCAAGGTGCACTTTGTCTCCTTGCCGACACCCATCGAAGCGCAGCAGGCGCACCGGCGGAAATGGAGGATTCAATGCCAGGAAGAGATCTTGGTCAAACCTCTCCCAGACCTCGTTGATGGAACAGGAAACCAGGGTAGAGAAATAGAGACGCATCACTCCGGTCAATCAGGCGTAACGACAAACGAATTACAGAATAGCTAGCCGTTGATGGAACACAAGGCTTAGTAAGACTATCCCTGATTGAGAACGTAGTGCAGAGAAAGTCGTGATTGCTTGAAGAGCTGTTGCCGAAATTCTTGATTGGCCAGTCCTTGATTGCACAGTTCTTGTGCGCTTCCTTTCAGGCCTTCAAGATATTCGTGAACCGCAAAAGCTGGAACACGCCTGTTGAGCAATTGTTCTGTGCCTTCATACATGGCAATCAGCATCGACTGATGCTCTGAAGCTCCCAATACGGGTCGCAACGTCTCAGCTTCCCGCTCAAAGCCGTGCCGTAATGAACGGATATCTTGCAGGGAGATAGGAGCTACCTCAGCCGAGGATTTTTGGAAGTCTAGGGTTTCTGCAAAACTTGCAGGGTTCAAACCAGCCACTTTGAAGTCCATGGGGCCTCCTCCTGGATAGGACGGTCTTGTGACGAGCACAAAATTGTTACGTCAAGCGGACTCAAAAGGCAAACGCTAACCCGATCTGGTAGAACTAATCAATCATGAAGAAGGTTCAGGACCATTATTTTCACAAGGCCCGCAAGGATGGTTATGTTGCCCGCTCAGCTTATAAACTAGAGGAAATTGACCAGCGTCACCAGTTGCTGAAACGTGGTCAGAAGGTTCTTGATTTAGGCTGTGCACCAGGATCTTGGTTACAGTACACGTCAAGGCGTATTGGTGAGAGTGGACGCTTGCTGGGGATTGATCTACAAGCTGTAGCGATCAGCCTGCCGCCACAGGTGGAAGTATTTCAGGCGGATATCTACAAGCTTGATTACAGTGGTGCCTGGTGGGAGAACCCTTTCGATGTCATCCTAAGTGACATGGCTCCAAAGACCACAGGTGTTCGTTCTGCCGATGCAGATCGCTCTTATGCACTCAATCAACACACTTTATGGTTGGCAGAACAACATCTGAGTAAAGGAGGATGCTTGCTGGTCAAGGCCTTTCAGGGAGCACCCTTCCAGCAGCTTCAACAGGAGTTCCGACAAATGTTTACCGAAGTCAAAATCTGTAAGCCGAAAAGTTCTCGATCGGAGAGCGTAGAAATATTCTTATTGGGGAAGAAGAAGCAGAAAAGCCAGGGGGGGAAGGAGGGCATCTCCCAGAGCTAGGAGATGCTTAAAGACGGATTACTTGTGCTGAGAGGCGGATTGACGGGCAATGGCCCAGAGTAACTGCGCTTCGTAAGCAGCAGCACGCTTGCGTTCTACTTCTTCCTCCTCTTCTGATGCTCGTGAGGAGGACTTGCTCAACAGTTGTTTGAGGTGCTCTGCTGCATCTTTTTCATCCTGTTCCGCTACCACTACGTCAATTTCTTCAGCGAAAGCAGCTCGTTCTACCAACACAGTGACGCGGTTATTGTCAACTTGAGCGTAGCCTCCTTGGACCGCTAAGTAGGTTTGTTTTTGTCCAACGAAGTAGCTCAGGACACCACCGTTGAGCATGGTGACGACAGGAATGTGTTGTGGAAGAATCCCCATCTCTCCCATCGAACCGGGCAGAACGACATGGTCTACTTCGGTTTCGAGCAGGATTCGGCTGGGTGTGAGCACTTCCAGTTGCAGCTTATCCATGAGGGTGCCTTTTCAAAGAAGTGATCATCAGGCTGCTTCAGCTTCAGCCATTTTCGAAGCCTTTTCACGGGCTTGCTCAATCGTACCGACCAGATAGAAGGCCTGCTCGGGCATGTCGTCGTGCTTCCCTTCCAGAATTTCCTTAAATCCACGGACAGTATCAGCGATATCAACGTACTGACCAGCTGAACCAGTGAAAATCTCTGCCACGAAGAAAGGCTGAGACAAGAAGCGTTGAACCCTGCGAGCGCGGTTAACAACAGCTTTATCGTCTTCCGAAAGTTCGTCCATCCCCAAAATCGCGATAATGTCCTGCAGGTCCTTATAGCGCTGTAGCAACTGCTGGACTCCTCGTGCAGTCTGGTAGTGCTCTTCACCAAGAACATCTGGTGTGAGGATGCGAGAGGTTGAATCCAGAGGGTCAACCGCTGGATAGATCCCCAACTCAGCAATCGCGCGGCTCAAAACGACAGTTGCATCTAAGTGGGAGAAGGTCGTTGCTGGTGCAGGGTCTGTCAAGTCATCTGCGGGTACATAGACCGCCTGTACGGAGGTAATGGAGCCTTTCTTAGTCGAAGTAATCCTTTCCTGTAGGTTCCCCATCTCGGTCGAGAGTGTTGGTTGGTAACCTACCGCAGATGGAATTCGACCCAGTAGAGCAGATACTTCGGAACCAGCCTGAGTGAAGCGGAAAATGTTATCAACGAACATCAGTACGTCCGCTCCCTCAGCATCACGGAAATTTTCGGCGATGGTCAATCCAGTCAGGGCTACTCGTGCACGTGCTCCTGGGGGCTCATTCATCTGGCCATAGACGAGGCTGGTCTTATCAAGTACTCCAGACTCCTTCATCTCGTTCCAGAGGTCGTTACCCTCGCGAGTTCGCTCACCTACGCCAGCGAAGACCGAGAAACCGCCGTGCTCAGCAGCGATGTTTCGGATTAACTCCATGATGACAACAGTCTTGCCTACGCCGGCACCACCAAATAGTCCAATTTTTCCACCCCTGAGGAACGGGCAGAGCAGATCCAGAACCTTGATCCCGGTGACCAACATCTCTGCCTTCGTCTCTTGTTCCTCGAAGGTTGGTGGTTCACGGTGAATCGGTAAGAATTCCTTATTATTGATTGGCCCCATCTCGTCAACGGCCTCACCGGTGACGTTAATGATTCGTCCCAGAACTTCGCGGCCTACAGGTGCCTGAATTGGCTTGCCTGTGCTTTTGGCCTCCATACCACGGGCCAAACCTTCGGTAGGCCCCATTGAGATGCTACGGATAGTGTTTTCACCAAGGTGTTGTTGGACCTCGCAAACTAGAATTGAATTGTCTTCGAGGGTGATTTCGAGAGCAGAGTAGATTTCGGGCAACTCTCCGCTTTCAAACATAACATCCACAACGGGACCCATGATCTGGGTGGTCTTACCTATGCTCATTTCCTATCTCTGGCAAGAGGGTCTTCATTTTCAGTGGCTCAGCTTACAAGCTTTCAGCACCACTGATGATTTCGATTAGTTCCTTCGTGATCGCGGCTTGACGACTACGGTTGTAATATAGATTCAACTGCTTGATCATTTCTCCAGCGTTCTTGGTGGCAGAGTCCATCGCTGTCATTCGGGCTGCATGCTCTCCAGCCAAGGTTCCTAACCAAGCGGTATACATTTGATTTTGTATATACTGTTGGATCAAGGGGCCGATGAGTTCTTCGACGTAAGGCTCAAAGAGTACCTCCTGTTCCTCAGTTTCTTCAGCATCTTCGAGTGGTCGGATCGGCAGCAAGGTCTGAATAGTTGGTTCTTGAGTTAAGATGCTCTTATATTCATTGAAAACCAGACAGACTCTGTCTAACTCTTCAGCAGCGAATCGTACAGTCAATCCATCAAGTACTGTGAAGACAATATCTAAATAGTGTTCTGGTCTAGCATCAGGATAGTCTGCTGCAATCTGGTGGTTGGTACGGCGGAAAAAGTCTCGACCCTTTCTTCCAACGATATGCATCTCTGCGCTATCTATACCCTCTTCATGGAGAGTTCGGGCCAGCAGTTTACAAAGATTGGCATTGAAACCTCCACAGAGACCTCGGTCTGAGGTCATGAGCACTACGGCAACACGTTGCCCCTCTTGATCTCGAAAAAGAGGATTGTCATCCGGCGTCAACTTGCCGGAGAGAGAAGAAACAACTGCCCTCAGTTTTGTTGCATAGGGCCGAGCACGTCGGATAGTGTCCTCAGCTCGGTTCAACTTGGCAGCAGAGACCATCTTCATTGCGCTGGTGGTCTTCTGCGTCTTTTTGACGCTAGTGATTCGATTGCGGATTTCTTTGAGGCTGGGCATCAGATCTCACGTTGAAGTGTACCCAGCCGTAAGCCAGGTACAGGATGGCTTAGCACTCAGGCTGCCTGGAATGTTTCGACGTACTCGCTGAGAGCCTTCTTTAGGCCATCC includes these proteins:
- the atpG gene encoding ATP synthase F1 subunit gamma is translated as MPSLKEIRNRITSVKKTQKTTSAMKMVSAAKLNRAEDTIRRARPYATKLRAVVSSLSGKLTPDDNPLFRDQEGQRVAVVLMTSDRGLCGGFNANLCKLLARTLHEEGIDSAEMHIVGRKGRDFFRRTNHQIAADYPDARPEHYLDIVFTVLDGLTVRFAAEELDRVCLVFNEYKSILTQEPTIQTLLPIRPLEDAEETEEQEVLFEPYVEELIGPLIQQYIQNQMYTAWLGTLAGEHAARMTAMDSATKNAGEMIKQLNLYYNRSRQAAITKELIEIISGAESL